In the genome of Halictus rubicundus isolate RS-2024b chromosome 9, iyHalRubi1_principal, whole genome shotgun sequence, one region contains:
- the LOC143357196 gene encoding uncharacterized protein LOC143357196 isoform X2 produces the protein MDVDDSVDPKELKATLETYKKLALDVVNHDTILKDKTVLSYVAFVLEVSDVEIINLGLDILELFVKNVDNYVHITSTFGVREALDAIINKYNIDEPKIAKRAQCITDDIERMKPPIYNLRSRCRRVIEPKKLKTHVIVLHVQGLLPESRSELESILIRIDGLVSLVVDVEHQRVTMRTLSYVTAKQIAEAIRNNTENMEARLVTRNKLNQEYLVKLVHINGEDDTEDMPEYLPEEEEQEEEKEGVVSLFTGLRQSASSLYKSTTEFFQNSFYWRRTKIFSWKNKTVF, from the exons ATGGACGTGGACGATTCTGTAGATCCAAAAGAATTAAAAGCTACACTTGAAACATATAAAAAATTGGCTCTTGATGTTGTAAACCATGACACAATATTAAAG gacAAAACAGTTCTTTCATACGTAGCATTTGTCCTCGAAGTATCGGATGTAGAGATTATTAATCTAGGTTTAGACATTTTAGAACTGTTTGTTAAAAATGTGGACAACTATGTGCACATAACCTCGACTTTTGGAGTTCGTGAAGCATTGGATGCTATCATAAACAAATATAATATCGATGAACCAAAGATAGCTAAACGAGCTCAGTGTATTACTGATGATATAGAAAGAATGAAACCACCGATATATAACCTACGTAGTCGATGTAGAAGGGTTATTGAACCAAAGAAATTGAAAACCCATGTTATTGTGTTACATGTTCAAGGCTTGTTACCG GAATCTCGTTCAGAGTTGGAATCAATACTAATAAGAATCGATGGATTAGTTTCTCTTGTAGTTGATGTAGAACATCAGCGCGTTACAATGCGTACTTTAAGCTATGTTACAGCTAAACAAATTGCAGAagctattcgaaataatacAGAAAACATGGAAGCTAGATTAGTGACAAGAAACAAACTTAATCAAGAATATCTTGTTAAACTG GTTCACATAAATGGAGAGGACGATACAGAAGATATGCCAGAATACTTACCTGaggaagaagaacaagaagaggaGAAAGAAGGTGTTGTATCTCTGTTCACTGGATTAAGGCAAAGTGCTTCGTCATTGTATAAAAGTACcactgaattttttcaaaattcattCTATTG
- the LOC143357196 gene encoding uncharacterized protein LOC143357196 isoform X1, with the protein MPIMDVDDSVDPKELKATLETYKKLALDVVNHDTILKDKTVLSYVAFVLEVSDVEIINLGLDILELFVKNVDNYVHITSTFGVREALDAIINKYNIDEPKIAKRAQCITDDIERMKPPIYNLRSRCRRVIEPKKLKTHVIVLHVQGLLPESRSELESILIRIDGLVSLVVDVEHQRVTMRTLSYVTAKQIAEAIRNNTENMEARLVTRNKLNQEYLVKLVHINGEDDTEDMPEYLPEEEEQEEEKEGVVSLFTGLRQSASSLYKSTTEFFQNSFYWRRTKIFSWKNKTVF; encoded by the exons ATGCCA ATAATGGACGTGGACGATTCTGTAGATCCAAAAGAATTAAAAGCTACACTTGAAACATATAAAAAATTGGCTCTTGATGTTGTAAACCATGACACAATATTAAAG gacAAAACAGTTCTTTCATACGTAGCATTTGTCCTCGAAGTATCGGATGTAGAGATTATTAATCTAGGTTTAGACATTTTAGAACTGTTTGTTAAAAATGTGGACAACTATGTGCACATAACCTCGACTTTTGGAGTTCGTGAAGCATTGGATGCTATCATAAACAAATATAATATCGATGAACCAAAGATAGCTAAACGAGCTCAGTGTATTACTGATGATATAGAAAGAATGAAACCACCGATATATAACCTACGTAGTCGATGTAGAAGGGTTATTGAACCAAAGAAATTGAAAACCCATGTTATTGTGTTACATGTTCAAGGCTTGTTACCG GAATCTCGTTCAGAGTTGGAATCAATACTAATAAGAATCGATGGATTAGTTTCTCTTGTAGTTGATGTAGAACATCAGCGCGTTACAATGCGTACTTTAAGCTATGTTACAGCTAAACAAATTGCAGAagctattcgaaataatacAGAAAACATGGAAGCTAGATTAGTGACAAGAAACAAACTTAATCAAGAATATCTTGTTAAACTG GTTCACATAAATGGAGAGGACGATACAGAAGATATGCCAGAATACTTACCTGaggaagaagaacaagaagaggaGAAAGAAGGTGTTGTATCTCTGTTCACTGGATTAAGGCAAAGTGCTTCGTCATTGTATAAAAGTACcactgaattttttcaaaattcattCTATTG
- the LOC143357196 gene encoding armadillo repeat-containing protein 1 isoform X3: MPIMDVDDSVDPKELKATLETYKKLALDVVNHDTILKDKTVLSYVAFVLEVSDVEIINLGLDILELFVKNVDNYVHITSTFGVREALDAIINKYNIDEPKIAKRAQCITDDIERMKPPIYNLRSRCRRVIEPKKLKTHVIVLHVQGLLPESRSELESILIRIDGLVSLVVDVEHQRVTMRTLSYVTAKQIAEAIRNNTENMEARLVTRNKLNQEYLVKLVHINGEDDTEDMPEYLPEEEEQEEEKEGVVSLFTGLRQSASSLYKSTTEFFQNSFYWITL, from the exons ATGCCA ATAATGGACGTGGACGATTCTGTAGATCCAAAAGAATTAAAAGCTACACTTGAAACATATAAAAAATTGGCTCTTGATGTTGTAAACCATGACACAATATTAAAG gacAAAACAGTTCTTTCATACGTAGCATTTGTCCTCGAAGTATCGGATGTAGAGATTATTAATCTAGGTTTAGACATTTTAGAACTGTTTGTTAAAAATGTGGACAACTATGTGCACATAACCTCGACTTTTGGAGTTCGTGAAGCATTGGATGCTATCATAAACAAATATAATATCGATGAACCAAAGATAGCTAAACGAGCTCAGTGTATTACTGATGATATAGAAAGAATGAAACCACCGATATATAACCTACGTAGTCGATGTAGAAGGGTTATTGAACCAAAGAAATTGAAAACCCATGTTATTGTGTTACATGTTCAAGGCTTGTTACCG GAATCTCGTTCAGAGTTGGAATCAATACTAATAAGAATCGATGGATTAGTTTCTCTTGTAGTTGATGTAGAACATCAGCGCGTTACAATGCGTACTTTAAGCTATGTTACAGCTAAACAAATTGCAGAagctattcgaaataatacAGAAAACATGGAAGCTAGATTAGTGACAAGAAACAAACTTAATCAAGAATATCTTGTTAAACTG GTTCACATAAATGGAGAGGACGATACAGAAGATATGCCAGAATACTTACCTGaggaagaagaacaagaagaggaGAAAGAAGGTGTTGTATCTCTGTTCACTGGATTAAGGCAAAGTGCTTCGTCATTGTATAAAAGTACcactgaattttttcaaaattcattCTATTG GATTACTCTCTAA
- the LOC143357196 gene encoding armadillo repeat-containing protein 1 isoform X4 encodes MPIMDVDDSVDPKELKATLETYKKLALDVVNHDTILKDKTVLSYVAFVLEVSDVEIINLGLDILELFVKNVDNYVHITSTFGVREALDAIINKYNIDEPKIAKRAQCITDDIERMKPPIYNLRSRCRRVIEPKKLKTHVIVLHVQGLLPESRSELESILIRIDGLVSLVVDVEHQRVTMRTLSYVTAKQIAEAIRNNTENMEARLVTRNKLNQEYLVKLVHINGEDDTEDMPEYLPEEEEQEEEKEGVVSLFTGLRQSASSLYKSTTEFFQNSFYW; translated from the exons ATGCCA ATAATGGACGTGGACGATTCTGTAGATCCAAAAGAATTAAAAGCTACACTTGAAACATATAAAAAATTGGCTCTTGATGTTGTAAACCATGACACAATATTAAAG gacAAAACAGTTCTTTCATACGTAGCATTTGTCCTCGAAGTATCGGATGTAGAGATTATTAATCTAGGTTTAGACATTTTAGAACTGTTTGTTAAAAATGTGGACAACTATGTGCACATAACCTCGACTTTTGGAGTTCGTGAAGCATTGGATGCTATCATAAACAAATATAATATCGATGAACCAAAGATAGCTAAACGAGCTCAGTGTATTACTGATGATATAGAAAGAATGAAACCACCGATATATAACCTACGTAGTCGATGTAGAAGGGTTATTGAACCAAAGAAATTGAAAACCCATGTTATTGTGTTACATGTTCAAGGCTTGTTACCG GAATCTCGTTCAGAGTTGGAATCAATACTAATAAGAATCGATGGATTAGTTTCTCTTGTAGTTGATGTAGAACATCAGCGCGTTACAATGCGTACTTTAAGCTATGTTACAGCTAAACAAATTGCAGAagctattcgaaataatacAGAAAACATGGAAGCTAGATTAGTGACAAGAAACAAACTTAATCAAGAATATCTTGTTAAACTG GTTCACATAAATGGAGAGGACGATACAGAAGATATGCCAGAATACTTACCTGaggaagaagaacaagaagaggaGAAAGAAGGTGTTGTATCTCTGTTCACTGGATTAAGGCAAAGTGCTTCGTCATTGTATAAAAGTACcactgaattttttcaaaattcattCTATTGGTAA
- the LOC143357198 gene encoding SOSS complex subunit B homolog: MEYVLIKDIRPGQKNINVVFIVLEVGHPTITKENREVRTFKVADSTACMNVSIWDEPGQLLVPGDIVRLTKGYASVWRQCLTLYSGKNGDIQKIGEFCMVINEQLNMSEPNPALAQQLLNQSGSGPPGSNVNNSITNNGNANNIAGQPGRQPLAIQSNSTTPVSGTSGSSATTKSGNGSNGNNGGNGSNASGLPGGSARYSGDSTTKTTVAPKTNSRGRGGYRNGGRSDRR, from the exons ATGGAATACGTGCTAATAAAAGATATACGGCCGGGCCAGAAAAACATTAATGTGGTGTTTATTGTTCTGGAAGTTGGTCATCCTACCATCACTAAAGAAAACCGCGAAGTTCGAACGTTTAAAGTGGCGGACAGTACTGCTTGCATGAACGTTTCAATTTGGGATGAACCTGGTCAACTTTTAGTACCGGGTGATATAGTTAGATTGACAAAAGGGTATGCGTCCGTTTGGAGACAATGCCTAACATTATATTCAGGGAAAAATGGAGATATTCAAAAAATTGGGGAATTTTGTATGGTTATCAATGAACAATTAAATATGAGTGAACCAAATCCTGCTTTAGCTCAACAACTGCTCAATCAGAGCGGATCTGGACCACCTGGTAGCAATGTTAATAATAgtattacaaataatggaaatgcAAATAACATAGCTGGTCAACCTGGAAGACAACCGCTG gCAATTCAAAGTAATTCAACTACACCTGTCAGTGGCACATCAGGTAGTTCTGCAACAACAAAAAGTGGAAACGGCAGCAATGGTAATAACGGTGGAAATGGGAGTAATGCTTCAGGACTTCCTGGAGGATCTGCAAGATATTCTGGTGATTCAACAACAAAAACAACAGTTGCACCAAAAACTAATTCTCGTGGTCGTGGGGGCTATCGAAATGGTGGCCGTAGTGATCGTAGATAA